The sequence below is a genomic window from Aureispira sp. CCB-E.
AAACCTCCCTTAAAACACACTTCTGCCAAGATAGGATTTTTGGGCAAAGAAGGATGTTTCTCTTTTAGATTCTCTATTGTCAAGCCCGACGGCAAGCTACCTTCGTTCCAGACCATCATTTTATCCTTGTACAAACTAATCTGAATAGGGGCTTGAATATAAGTTCGATGTACCAAGGCATTTAATAAAATTTCTCGTATTGCCAAAGGAGGATACTCTGGACGTTCCTGTCGTTGCAATCCCTTATAAGAAATCGTAGCCGTAATATATTTGGCATCCAAAATCGCCATTACCTTATCTGCCAATTCTATGATGTTGCCCTCTACGGTTTCTTGTGATAATAATTCCGAATCGGAAGTGCCAAACTTTCCAATTTTGATATACGCTGTAGGGTAAAAATCTCTCGGGTCATCGCCAAATAACAAAATAGCAGCTCTTTTTAAACGTCCTTTTTTTTGTAAGCGAAGGTTCTTTAAGACCTCTTCCATCGTATCCGAACCAATAGAAGGAAGTCGTTGACTAGAAATAGCTCCTTGCTTAAACAATTGGATCGTCTCTTCAGACAAATCATCCAAAGTAGCCTGAGGCTCTAAAATCGCATCCCAAGTTTTTCCAGACTTGCGCATCAAAAAATCATTCAAAGCTGTTCCTTGCAAAATTTGTTTGGTACTCCCCGAACGATAATAATATTTTCCTTGATAAGAAATTGGAACATCATAAGCATCGACAACAATTTCGATATAATATTTATCCTGCTCCAAAAGTAAGTTAACATCACACAAAATCCCTAGATTACTAAGAATTTTGCCAGGTAGGCTTTCCATCCGATGTCGATACTTACGCAACCCCACCACTTTGCCATCGTCGTCAATTCCCAAATAGATACGCCCTCCTTGTGCATTGGCAAAACCACAAATCCATTTTAGATATTCATCTTTCCACAAAAGTTTCCATTCTGTATTTTGGTTTTCTCTCATTGGCAATTGGTATTAGAATAATTATTTTCAAGCTTCTAAAATTCAAGCAAATATTTTATTGTTTTGTTACAAAATACCATTTTTCTAATAAAAATACTATCCCAAACAAAAAAGGCTGTTCCTCAAAGGAACAGCCTCATTCTATTATTCTCTCTCTATAAGAGCAAGTCTTATACATTTAACATAACAGGCATCACAAGCATCAACAAATCTTCGTTGGGGGCTTGTTCTTCTGTTCTAAGGATACCAGCACGATTGGGGCTAGACAACTCAATACGCACGTTATCTCCACCAATTGTGTTCAACATTTCAATTAAAAACTTTGCATTGAAACCAATTGTCATCGCATCGCCATCATAAAAACAAGGCAATTGTTCGGTAGCTCGGTTAGAAAAATCCAAATCTTCTGCCTCTATTGTCAAGCTGCTGTCCGATATTTCCAATTTGACCTGATTGGTTGTTTTGTTAGCATAGTTTGCAATACGTTTCAACGAATTTAAGAAATCCGTTCTTGTAATGCTCATTGTATTGGGATTATCCGAAGGAATAACCGCTCCATAATTGGGATAATTTTCATCAATAAGGCGACAAGACAATACTTGGTTTCCAAAATAGAAAATCGCATTGGTATCATTATAAGTGATATTCACACTTTGATTGCTATTAGACAACGCATTTTTCAACAAATTTAATGCTTTTTTGGGCAAAATAAAAGCCCCATCAAGTTCTGTGTCAATATCCGTAAAGCTATATTTAACCAGCTTGTGTGCATCCGTTGCTACAAAAGTCAACCCTTCGCTATTGATTTGAACAAATACCCCTGTCATTGCCACTTGCGACTCATTCGTACTTGTTGCAAACAATGTTTTGTTGATTCCTTCTAACAATACCGTTGCAGGAATATCAATATTATCCACCTTATCAGGAGATGGGATTTTTGGAAAATCATTTCCATCTTCTCCTGCCAACTTATATTGGCCAAACTGAGACGTAACAGCAACAGCAAATGTTTCTAAGTCAATAGAAAATTTTAAAGGTTGTGTAGGCAATTGCTTTAAAGTATCCAACAAAATTCGAGCAGGAATTGCGACACATCCATCTTCATCTGCATCTACATGCAAAGCAGCCGTCATAAAAGTTTGGTTATCGGTAGCCGTAATGGTCAAGGTATCTCCTTCTATTTTGAATAAAAAATCTTCCAATATTGGCAAGATAGGATTAGAGCTAATTGCCCCATTAATAATTTGAAGTTGCTCCTTAAGGTCTGCTGAAGAAATAGAAAATTGCATGGTTTGATTTTACAATAATTTGTTAGAAAATCATACTAAAAAGAATTTGTCTCCTGTACATTTATACATCCTATTTTTAAAACTTAAATTTGAGTCGCCAAGTAAAATACTTATAAGGCTCTTAAATCTAAGTACATAATAATTTGAGGCTTGGTATTGGGTAATGTTTTGTAGAGGAACGTCTGAATGCATACCGACCACATCTAACATTACTTATACAAATTCTTTTAATTCTGTATAATATGGTTTTGAGGTTGCCAATTCATCCTTTTTTAGGCTGATAGTAACACTATCAAGGCTCAAAAAAACTGCCCATAAAGGCAAAATCAAGCATTTGTAACTTGAAGATAGAATTTAAACAGGCTCTAACTACAAAAATAGTGTTTTCTTCGTATAAAGGAAATTTATTGAGGGGATTATAGACAAGAAATCCGAAAGGGCTTTTTATTTGCTCATTTCAATTATCATAATATTCTCATAAAAACACTAAAATTTCAAACACAGCAACAAAAAAGGGCTTTTTTTGTTATTTTTGTGCAATCAATTTTTAAGACTAAAGAAATGGAATTTTTAGATAAAAAATTCTGTTCTATCCAATAATACTCTAGAAGTATTTATCATTACTCCGTTGAAACCACGTAGTAGCAGCGCAGCTAAATCATATTAGTTTGATTATCAGCAAGATGCTTTTTTACGTTTTTCGTAGGAAAACTAAAAAATCAACGGAGTATTAATTTATATCATAAAATAGCAAACAACAATGGAAGATAAAAAAATGACTAAACCACCGGTAATGCTTTATACAGAGCAAACACCCAATCCTGAGACATTAAAATTTGTCACCAACCAAATGTTGTACCCTCGCAAAATGGCTGATTTTCCTGCTGATCAACAAGAGTTGGCTGCCGAGTGGTCTCCATTAGCAACAGCCTTGTTCAAATTTGACTACGTTCAAGGGGTTTATATTTGTAATAACTTTGTAACGGTCACCAAATCTCCAGAAACAGAGTGGGCAACAGTCATGATGGAGTTAAAAACATTTATCAAAGCTTATGTAGAAGAAGGAAATGTGATCATGAAAGAAGGCTTTGAAGATATTAAAGCCCAATTGGAAGCTGAGGAAGAAGAACAATATACGGGTGACGATGCCGAATTGGTTGGAAAAATCAAACAACTATTGGATAAATACGTTCGCCCAGCCGTAGAAATGGATGGCGGGAACATCAAATTTCATTCTTTTGAAAATGGTGTGGTCAATGTGGTCTTACAAGGATCTTGTAGCGGCTGCCCATCTTCGTCAGGGACACTAAAAGTAGGCATCGAAGGAATGCTCAAACGCATGGTTCCCGAGGTTAAATCAGTAGAAGCAATCATGGGCTAAGGTGTAATTTCCATATAGAATTATTCACTTGCTTTCATGCAAAACCGAGCTCAAATGAACCTTCATTTGGGCTCGATTTAAAAAGACACGACAACATGCAATCACAATTTAGTGCGATCCCCGTTATTACTAAGAACCTCATCATCTTGAACCTTTTGATGTTCTTAGCGGCACAAACATTAGGCAATGCTATTGCTCCTCATCTAATGATTTATTATGTGCAAAATCCCATGTTTCAACCCTTCCAACTAGTAACTTCCTTTTTCATGCACGGTGGAATTATGCATATATTTTTTAATATGCTGGTTTTATTTATGTTTGGGGCAGATACAGAGCGAACCTTGGGACCAAAAAAGTTTTTATTTTTGTACCTTTCAGCAGGCTTCGGAGCCAATTTGCTCTATTTACTAGCTAATTATGGCTATGTTCAATACTTGACACAAGGCTTGTCTCCAGAACAATTTGCCTTTGCAACTGGACAAATCAATCAAATTGCAACCACCTTGTACAGTCCTGAATTAGATAGCATCCGAGCAACAGCGGGCAAAATTTGGTATACTCCGTCATTAGGTGCATCGGGTGCAACGTATGGCGTATTGTTTACCTTTGCCATGTTGTATCCCAATAGGATTCTCTACCTAATTATCCCTCCCATGCCTGTCAAAGCCAAATATTTAGCCATTGGGTTTGCCTGTATGGAGTTGTATCAACAAGTTTATGGAATCAATACCAATATTGGCCACTTTGTTCACTTGTCGGGAGCAGCTATTGCAGTTCTTTTGGTTTGGTTCTGGCGAAAACAAGGGGCTAGATTTTAAGAGAATCTTAAAAACAAAAAAAACAGGCTCGAATATTCGGAAGTCTGCAACTTTATCAAGAACTTAGTATGTTGTACCAAAAGTCACTGTTTTTACAAGTATTTTGAGACATATCTATTTAGCAAATAACACAAGAACTCAACAGCAACCATGGCAACAAACATCTGGGAAGATTTAAAGCTGCGTTATTATCAAGGAAATACCATAATTCGTCTGATTATGGCCAATGTTGCCGTGCATGTTATTATACTGCTCGTCTCCGTGGTATTTTATTTGGCAACCGCAACCACAGAGCCTTATTTCAGCTTTATCAGAGAGTGGTTTTATTTCCCTTCAGAAATTGAAAAAATCCCTTTTCGCTTTTGGAGCATTTTTACCTATATGTTTTTGCATGACTTACGGGGTATTTTTCATATTCTGATGAATATGCTTGTGTTATTCTGGTTTGGTAGTCAACTCAATAGTTTAATTTCAAACGATAAAATTTTTCCCATCTATATTTGGGGCGGTGTTGTAGGAGCCTTATTTTTTGTCATTGGGTATAATATTTTTCCTCCATTTTGGAATTCCACTGGCAATCTAGTAGGGGCATCGGCGAGTGTGATGGCCATTGTTTTGGCCGCCGCTACCCTCAATCCCAAAGGGCGCATGCGCTTTTTTCTGATTGGAGACGTTGAATTACAATACATTGCTTTAGCTTGGGTTATTTATAATCTAATTGTCATTCCTGGTGATAATCCAGGTGGCGCATTAGCACACTTGGGCGGTGCTTTTATGGGATGGTTTTTTATTTATCAATTACGCCGAGGAGTAGACTTATCAAAACCGATTCGCAATGTAGGAGATTGGTTTTTGAGAAAGAGAAGACAGCCTACATCTAAAAAGAAAAAAACACATCAAAGAGCCGAAAGT
It includes:
- a CDS encoding ATP-binding protein; amino-acid sequence: MRENQNTEWKLLWKDEYLKWICGFANAQGGRIYLGIDDDGKVVGLRKYRHRMESLPGKILSNLGILCDVNLLLEQDKYYIEIVVDAYDVPISYQGKYYYRSGSTKQILQGTALNDFLMRKSGKTWDAILEPQATLDDLSEETIQLFKQGAISSQRLPSIGSDTMEEVLKNLRLQKKGRLKRAAILLFGDDPRDFYPTAYIKIGKFGTSDSELLSQETVEGNIIELADKVMAILDAKYITATISYKGLQRQERPEYPPLAIREILLNALVHRTYIQAPIQISLYKDKMMVWNEGSLPSGLTIENLKEKHPSLPKNPILAEVCFKGGLIEAWGRGIPKVIEECQKWALPEPKIELLGGGIAITLYKNKYTEDYLDSLDLSERQLKGLEYVKEHGQITNSIYQEINTITDRTARRDINELVEVHQLLVKHGTTKGAFYTFLGDNKVKDSKL
- the dnaN gene encoding DNA polymerase III subunit beta, which translates into the protein MQFSISSADLKEQLQIINGAISSNPILPILEDFLFKIEGDTLTITATDNQTFMTAALHVDADEDGCVAIPARILLDTLKQLPTQPLKFSIDLETFAVAVTSQFGQYKLAGEDGNDFPKIPSPDKVDNIDIPATVLLEGINKTLFATSTNESQVAMTGVFVQINSEGLTFVATDAHKLVKYSFTDIDTELDGAFILPKKALNLLKNALSNSNQSVNITYNDTNAIFYFGNQVLSCRLIDENYPNYGAVIPSDNPNTMSITRTDFLNSLKRIANYANKTTNQVKLEISDSSLTIEAEDLDFSNRATEQLPCFYDGDAMTIGFNAKFLIEMLNTIGGDNVRIELSSPNRAGILRTEEQAPNEDLLMLVMPVMLNV
- a CDS encoding NifU family protein; its protein translation is MEDKKMTKPPVMLYTEQTPNPETLKFVTNQMLYPRKMADFPADQQELAAEWSPLATALFKFDYVQGVYICNNFVTVTKSPETEWATVMMELKTFIKAYVEEGNVIMKEGFEDIKAQLEAEEEEQYTGDDAELVGKIKQLLDKYVRPAVEMDGGNIKFHSFENGVVNVVLQGSCSGCPSSSGTLKVGIEGMLKRMVPEVKSVEAIMG
- a CDS encoding rhomboid family intramembrane serine protease; this encodes MQSQFSAIPVITKNLIILNLLMFLAAQTLGNAIAPHLMIYYVQNPMFQPFQLVTSFFMHGGIMHIFFNMLVLFMFGADTERTLGPKKFLFLYLSAGFGANLLYLLANYGYVQYLTQGLSPEQFAFATGQINQIATTLYSPELDSIRATAGKIWYTPSLGASGATYGVLFTFAMLYPNRILYLIIPPMPVKAKYLAIGFACMELYQQVYGINTNIGHFVHLSGAAIAVLLVWFWRKQGARF
- a CDS encoding rhomboid family intramembrane serine protease, translating into MATNIWEDLKLRYYQGNTIIRLIMANVAVHVIILLVSVVFYLATATTEPYFSFIREWFYFPSEIEKIPFRFWSIFTYMFLHDLRGIFHILMNMLVLFWFGSQLNSLISNDKIFPIYIWGGVVGALFFVIGYNIFPPFWNSTGNLVGASASVMAIVLAAATLNPKGRMRFFLIGDVELQYIALAWVIYNLIVIPGDNPGGALAHLGGAFMGWFFIYQLRRGVDLSKPIRNVGDWFLRKRRQPTSKKKKTHQRAESPYKAKMKVYKGSQKSDYYGNEYGRSFMQKYKEMSREECLDAILDKIKRSGYDSLSEDEKVFLDRYR